The Thalassotalea sp. 273M-4 genome includes a region encoding these proteins:
- a CDS encoding M24 family metallopeptidase: MNNNGIGGSSPEQELAKLSDMTQNVQPVGESEFKQRIEKAQRLMQQQHIDAIYLNAGTNLYYFTGTKWYPSERMVGAILPAHGEIQYIAPYFEIDTLNQYMVIKGDIKGWHEHQCPYQLTAKILAKMGVSHGRIGIDESTSFFISHGISQCAPELSFIDAKPVTAGCRMQKSKAEIALLQQAKDMTMAVHKAAAKILRLGITTKEVEEFIDAAHKKVGAPAGSYFCIVLFGQDSAYPHGVANPKTLEQDDIVLIDTGCQVHGYNSDITRTYVFGSPTEKQIKVWQDEKKAQQLAFDAAKIGTPCANVDIAARAYLERQGYGPEYALPGLPHRTGHGVGLDIHEWPYLVKSEQTLLAPGMCFSNEPMLCIPSEFGIRLEDHFYMTEQGPKWFTEPAHSIDNPFGYHL; the protein is encoded by the coding sequence ATGAATAATAATGGCATTGGTGGCTCAAGCCCGGAGCAAGAGTTAGCAAAACTTTCCGATATGACTCAAAATGTACAGCCTGTCGGTGAAAGTGAATTTAAACAGCGTATCGAAAAAGCACAGCGCCTTATGCAGCAGCAACATATCGATGCTATTTATTTAAATGCCGGTACCAATTTATATTATTTTACGGGCACCAAGTGGTACCCTTCTGAGCGCATGGTGGGTGCTATCTTACCCGCCCACGGCGAAATTCAATACATAGCCCCTTACTTTGAAATTGACACATTAAACCAATATATGGTGATTAAGGGCGACATCAAAGGTTGGCATGAACACCAATGCCCTTATCAACTAACCGCAAAAATACTGGCCAAAATGGGCGTTAGTCATGGGCGCATTGGCATTGATGAGTCAACCTCGTTTTTTATTAGCCATGGTATAAGCCAATGTGCACCCGAGCTTAGTTTTATCGATGCAAAACCTGTTACTGCAGGTTGTCGCATGCAAAAATCAAAAGCCGAAATTGCTTTATTACAGCAAGCTAAAGATATGACTATGGCAGTCCACAAAGCTGCAGCCAAGATTTTACGCCTTGGCATAACCACCAAAGAAGTCGAAGAATTTATTGATGCGGCCCATAAAAAAGTAGGGGCACCTGCAGGCTCGTATTTTTGTATTGTACTGTTTGGGCAGGACTCTGCCTATCCGCATGGGGTAGCCAATCCAAAAACATTAGAACAAGATGATATCGTCTTAATCGATACGGGGTGTCAGGTTCATGGTTACAATTCGGATATTACCCGCACGTATGTTTTTGGTAGCCCTACAGAAAAACAAATCAAAGTTTGGCAAGACGAAAAGAAGGCGCAACAACTTGCGTTTGATGCGGCCAAAATCGGGACGCCTTGCGCCAATGTAGATATAGCAGCAAGGGCGTATTTAGAGCGACAAGGCTATGGTCCAGAATATGCCCTACCTGGGTTACCGCATCGTACAGGTCACGGTGTCGGCTTAGATATTCATGAATGGCCTTATCTGGTAAAAAGCGAACAAACGTTATTAGCTCCTGGTATGTGTTTTTCCAATGAACCAATGCTCTGTATTCCATCAGAGTTTGGCATTCGCCTTGAAGATCATTTTTACATGACCGAACAGGGGCCAAAGTGGTTCACAGAACCGGCACACAGTATTGATAACCCTTTTGGTTATCATCTTTAA
- a CDS encoding sulfotransferase: protein MSHKIFIIGLPRTGTTSVCHAFLQLGYLTAHTCYTKACLAQAEVIADTPIYYDFEQLDALYPGSKFVYLNRDMALWLPSIKQLLQRMQHNLTRQDGGFNPHIKRCFLETFTPFTEHNIGQDGFLTDCYLRHQHYVESYFHHRENDLLSIDISAPESFAKLLAFINKESNIKGFEKLNMGGKVTAWNQIKHPNKVQSTHNGKIDKHIY from the coding sequence ATGTCGCATAAAATATTTATTATTGGTTTACCTCGAACCGGCACCACCAGTGTATGTCATGCATTTTTACAGCTCGGCTATTTAACCGCTCATACCTGTTATACCAAAGCATGTTTGGCACAAGCCGAAGTGATTGCCGATACCCCTATCTATTACGATTTTGAACAACTTGATGCTTTGTATCCGGGGTCAAAATTTGTTTACCTCAATAGAGACATGGCACTTTGGCTCCCCTCCATAAAACAATTATTGCAGCGCATGCAGCATAATTTAACGCGCCAAGACGGTGGTTTTAACCCCCATATAAAACGTTGTTTTCTTGAAACATTTACCCCATTTACCGAGCATAATATTGGTCAAGATGGCTTTTTAACTGACTGTTATTTACGTCATCAACACTATGTAGAAAGTTACTTTCACCATCGTGAGAACGATTTATTAAGTATTGATATTAGTGCACCTGAAAGTTTTGCAAAACTGCTGGCTTTTATTAATAAAGAAAGCAATATCAAGGGATTTGAAAAATTAAATATGGGCGGAAAAGTCACTGCATGGAACCAAATAAAACACCCAAATAAAGTGCAATCAACCCATAATGGTAAAATTGATAAACACATTTACTGA
- the yvcK gene encoding uridine diphosphate-N-acetylglucosamine-binding protein YvcK, with translation MHIKQSKVVAIGGGHGLGRILSTLSFLGDQLTGIVATTDNGGSTGKLRKRSSSIAWGDLRNCLTQLVEEDSVGSKLLNFRFDDTDELAGHNLGNLILYALNEIHSKPMQSISLIRQMLRVKTSVHPMSVKPTDLLAFYKEGRYKVGEMSVDDMPEMPKSLMLAPLVKALPETIKAILEADIIILGPGSFLTSIVPPLLVRDISNAIAKSKAHCVFIDNLAKENSPAGKLSLDQKLQWLSYNVGNQLIDTIITEQEDAQSEYANIINAPLSSAKDKGFHDQDKLISALELALSEHFERKALVSNV, from the coding sequence ATGCATATTAAACAATCAAAGGTCGTCGCCATTGGCGGTGGACACGGTCTTGGCAGAATATTATCTACCCTCTCCTTCTTAGGCGATCAACTTACGGGGATTGTCGCGACAACAGATAATGGTGGTTCCACAGGTAAGTTACGCAAACGCAGCAGTTCTATTGCGTGGGGCGATCTTCGAAATTGCCTCACCCAATTGGTTGAGGAAGATTCTGTCGGCAGTAAACTGCTTAATTTTCGTTTTGATGATACCGATGAGCTTGCAGGTCATAACCTGGGTAATTTAATTTTATATGCCTTAAATGAAATTCATTCTAAGCCGATGCAATCGATTTCTTTAATAAGGCAGATGCTCAGGGTTAAGACTTCGGTGCATCCAATGTCGGTAAAACCAACCGACTTGCTGGCATTTTATAAAGAAGGCCGTTACAAAGTAGGCGAAATGTCTGTAGACGATATGCCTGAAATGCCAAAGAGTTTGATGCTGGCCCCATTAGTTAAAGCTCTGCCTGAAACGATTAAAGCCATATTAGAGGCCGACATCATTATACTTGGCCCAGGAAGTTTCTTAACCAGTATTGTGCCGCCTTTGCTAGTTCGAGACATCAGTAATGCCATTGCCAAAAGTAAGGCGCACTGCGTATTTATTGACAATCTGGCTAAAGAAAACAGCCCTGCGGGTAAGCTTAGCTTAGATCAAAAGTTGCAATGGCTGAGTTACAATGTTGGCAATCAATTAATTGATACCATTATTACAGAACAAGAAGATGCCCAGAGTGAGTACGCTAACATCATTAACGCCCCTTTATCTAGCGCCAAAGACAAAGGTTTTCATGATCAAGATAAACTCATTAGTGCGTTAGAGTTGGCTTTATCTGAACACTTTGAGCGTAAAGCCTTGGTGTCAAATGTTTAA
- a CDS encoding YciI family protein has translation MLYMIYSEDVPNSLEKRLSVRDKHLARLKTLQDQGRLVIAGPCPAIDSNDPGQAGFTGSLLVLEFDCLEDAKRWADDDPYMAAGVYQKVTVKPYKKVFGT, from the coding sequence ATGCTTTACATGATTTACAGTGAAGACGTACCTAATTCACTTGAAAAACGCTTGTCGGTACGAGACAAACATTTAGCGCGATTAAAAACATTGCAAGATCAAGGTCGTTTGGTTATTGCCGGTCCATGTCCAGCCATTGACAGCAATGACCCAGGACAAGCCGGCTTCACTGGTTCGCTTTTGGTTTTAGAATTTGATTGTCTAGAAGACGCTAAGCGCTGGGCTGACGACGACCCTTATATGGCTGCAGGTGTTTATCAAAAAGTGACGGTAAAACCCTATAAAAAGGTCTTTGGTACTTAG
- a CDS encoding ABC transporter ATP-binding protein: MNTSPSIILDCRQLTKTVVTGSGSDEKSLTILQPIDLQVNSGETVAIIGASGSGKTTLLSLLAGLDLPSSGEVLLKGHPLHQFDEEQRSKIRAEHVGFIFQSFLLINSLTALENVMLPAELKGDKDAKSKAVEMLKKVGLDSRVEHFSSQLSGGEQQRVAIARAFIANPDILFADEPTGNLDSKTGDHISDLLFELNQRQGTTLVLVTHDQKLAAKCERQLTMSAGQFVDQSLPMAEVG, translated from the coding sequence ATGAATACATCACCTAGCATTATTTTAGATTGTCGACAGTTAACCAAAACGGTAGTAACCGGCAGTGGATCAGATGAAAAATCACTTACTATTTTGCAGCCAATAGATTTGCAAGTAAATAGTGGTGAAACAGTTGCCATTATTGGTGCTTCAGGATCTGGCAAAACGACCTTATTATCTTTGCTTGCGGGCTTAGATTTACCTTCTTCAGGCGAAGTTTTGTTAAAAGGGCATCCGTTGCATCAATTTGACGAAGAACAGCGTAGCAAAATTCGCGCAGAACACGTAGGTTTTATTTTTCAATCGTTTTTGTTGATCAACAGTTTAACAGCACTTGAGAACGTGATGTTACCTGCAGAATTAAAAGGCGATAAAGACGCTAAATCCAAAGCTGTTGAGATGCTCAAAAAAGTTGGGCTTGACAGTCGTGTAGAGCATTTTTCAAGTCAACTTTCAGGAGGCGAGCAACAGCGTGTTGCTATCGCACGAGCGTTTATTGCTAACCCTGATATTTTATTTGCTGATGAACCAACGGGTAATCTTGACAGTAAAACTGGCGATCATATTAGCGACTTATTGTTTGAACTTAATCAACGCCAAGGAACAACGTTAGTACTTGTCACCCATGATCAAAAACTGGCCGCTAAGTGTGAACGCCAGTTAACCATGTCCGCTGGGCAGTTTGTTGACCAAAGCCTACCAATGGCGGAGGTGGGTTAA
- a CDS encoding ABC transporter permease, giving the protein MWIKQSIRLFKHELKRGELTIICFAIMLAVATVFSLSGFSDKIQSALISESNSFIAADRVLQSSRPIDSKIIEKAEESNVQHAQQLLFSSMVFAGDNMLLSSVKAVSDAYPLRGELLVRTALTSDYANANAPKLGTVWVGQSLLNKLAVTIGDSIELGVAKFVIDGVIHQEPDASFSVFTQGPRVILNIADVAKTEVVQPGSRLTYKYLFAGELDNISQFEKWVKPQVQEYQRWRDIKGQQSPLANALTRAEKFLSLASMLGIILAAVAVSVASRRYAQRHQPMVAVFKAMGAGLSYIRNLYLLHWASLALFSIVVGMLIGYGLQQIALSYMAEYLPESANTQSMYPFVVAIFTGLICASAFAIAPMKELISTPALSVIRGFNGFSSGQTWLRYIPAFLAVFALLVLFSKDIFLSLVLMLCAGIAIVVLALFGHLLVNAGRKIGSGAGQSLLLAMANLKRRAKHNNVQLVSFTIAIMLLLMMLVVRNDLINDWQAQLPETAPNQFLVNINKQQVPQVESFLAENNMAASGLYPIVRGRLTAINEDVLTKSASKEEDDASEQGRRGIGRELNMTWRNELPNENKVVAGRWFEPNSTVAEVSIEQRLAERLDVRLGDNLTFQIGTEAVQLPVTSIREVNWQSMQPNFYMIFSQGVLSDFPATYIASVHVPQTLRDDMQQFLSQFPTISVIDVDALINQLRTVIGQVSLAIEFILALVLIAGSLVLVAQVQASMEERERELAILRTLGAKGSLLRNSTLLEFVVLGAISGFLASVVMEIAVYFVQTELFKIEPSWHFAYWALGIVSGALFVGILGLASCWRLLNLSSLTLIRRTL; this is encoded by the coding sequence ATGTGGATAAAGCAATCGATTCGCTTATTTAAACACGAGTTAAAACGAGGCGAATTAACCATTATTTGTTTTGCCATTATGTTAGCCGTGGCAACCGTATTTTCTTTATCGGGCTTTTCCGACAAAATTCAATCAGCGTTGATCAGTGAAAGTAACAGCTTTATTGCTGCCGATAGGGTATTGCAGTCATCGCGTCCAATCGATTCAAAAATCATTGAAAAAGCAGAAGAAAGTAACGTACAACATGCACAACAGTTATTGTTTTCATCCATGGTATTCGCCGGCGACAATATGTTGTTATCGTCGGTGAAAGCCGTCAGTGACGCCTATCCGTTGCGTGGTGAGCTGCTTGTACGTACAGCATTAACATCGGACTATGCTAATGCCAATGCACCTAAGTTAGGCACCGTGTGGGTTGGTCAATCGCTGTTAAATAAACTTGCGGTCACTATTGGTGATTCGATCGAGCTTGGGGTTGCTAAATTTGTTATTGATGGGGTGATTCATCAAGAGCCAGATGCGTCATTTAGTGTTTTTACCCAAGGTCCAAGGGTTATTCTAAATATTGCTGATGTAGCGAAAACAGAAGTGGTTCAGCCGGGCAGTCGATTAACCTACAAATATCTGTTTGCTGGCGAGCTGGATAATATATCTCAATTTGAAAAGTGGGTGAAACCACAAGTTCAAGAGTATCAACGCTGGCGAGACATTAAAGGTCAGCAATCACCTTTGGCTAATGCACTTACACGGGCAGAAAAGTTCTTATCGCTTGCTAGCATGCTAGGTATTATTTTAGCTGCGGTTGCGGTTTCGGTTGCCAGCCGTCGTTATGCTCAGCGTCATCAGCCCATGGTTGCGGTTTTTAAGGCGATGGGGGCAGGTCTGAGTTATATTCGTAACTTATATCTATTGCACTGGGCGTCTTTAGCCTTATTTTCTATTGTCGTGGGCATGCTTATTGGCTATGGTTTGCAACAAATTGCCCTAAGTTACATGGCAGAGTATTTGCCTGAATCGGCGAATACCCAGTCAATGTATCCGTTTGTGGTCGCCATATTTACCGGCCTTATTTGCGCCAGTGCTTTTGCTATAGCACCAATGAAAGAGCTTATATCTACCCCTGCATTATCGGTTATTCGAGGGTTTAATGGTTTTAGCTCAGGCCAAACATGGTTAAGATATATCCCCGCTTTTTTGGCGGTTTTTGCTTTGCTGGTGCTGTTTTCAAAAGATATATTTCTGTCACTGGTATTAATGCTTTGCGCTGGTATCGCAATAGTAGTGCTCGCATTGTTTGGACACTTATTGGTTAATGCCGGTCGTAAAATTGGTTCTGGTGCCGGTCAGTCCTTATTATTGGCGATGGCGAATTTAAAGCGAAGAGCGAAACACAATAACGTGCAATTGGTCAGTTTCACTATTGCTATTATGTTGTTGTTGATGATGTTGGTGGTTAGAAACGATTTGATAAATGACTGGCAAGCGCAATTACCAGAAACTGCACCAAATCAGTTTTTAGTCAATATAAACAAGCAACAAGTACCCCAAGTAGAGTCTTTCTTAGCCGAAAATAATATGGCTGCCAGTGGCCTTTACCCCATTGTCAGAGGGCGCTTAACGGCCATTAATGAAGATGTGTTAACAAAGTCTGCTTCTAAAGAAGAGGACGATGCTTCCGAACAAGGGCGTCGAGGTATTGGTCGTGAATTAAACATGACTTGGCGAAACGAACTACCCAATGAGAATAAAGTCGTCGCAGGACGTTGGTTTGAACCCAATTCAACCGTTGCCGAAGTATCAATAGAGCAACGACTTGCCGAGCGCTTAGACGTTCGACTTGGTGATAACCTCACTTTTCAAATTGGTACTGAGGCGGTGCAGTTACCGGTTACCAGTATTCGTGAAGTAAACTGGCAATCGATGCAACCCAACTTCTATATGATCTTTAGTCAAGGAGTTCTCTCAGATTTTCCAGCCACATACATTGCTTCTGTGCATGTGCCCCAAACACTCAGGGACGACATGCAGCAGTTTTTATCTCAATTTCCAACCATCTCGGTTATCGATGTTGACGCTTTAATCAATCAACTAAGAACCGTCATTGGTCAGGTATCGCTAGCAATAGAGTTTATTTTAGCTCTCGTACTCATTGCGGGTTCACTGGTGTTAGTGGCACAAGTTCAAGCCAGTATGGAAGAGCGTGAACGAGAACTTGCGATTTTGCGCACTCTTGGCGCTAAAGGCAGTTTGCTGCGTAACTCGACCTTATTGGAGTTTGTTGTCTTAGGAGCCATTTCTGGCTTCTTAGCCAGTGTGGTGATGGAGATTGCCGTTTATTTTGTTCAAACGGAGTTGTTTAAAATTGAACCCAGTTGGCATTTTGCCTATTGGGCGCTGGGAATTGTATCAGGTGCTCTTTTTGTCGGTATTTTAGGCTTGGCATCCTGTTGGCGATTGCTTAACTTATCGAGTTTAACCTTAATAAGAAGAACTCTTTAA
- a CDS encoding TIGR01777 family oxidoreductase, translating to MKILITGGSGLIGSHFVNTYIDKYQFDILSRQGSGCAHLFTSAKTLTFIKNIEQKSNLNEYDAVINLAGEPIVDKRWTTKQKRKICQSRWKLTHHLSKLINDSTSPPATFISGSAVGFYGRQGDDEINESFTKVYPEFSHRVCKIWEDKAKLAQAKTHVCLLRTGIVLDPKKGALSKMLPAFKCGVGGKISHGNQYMPWIHIQDMVRAIDFLLTNPSSEGVYNVTAPTPVTNKEFSKTLAQTLHRPDFATVPAFALKLLMGESADLVLYGQNAIPHHLLKEKFEFKFPTLEPALQDLLS from the coding sequence ATGAAGATACTTATTACTGGCGGTTCAGGCCTCATTGGCTCACATTTTGTTAATACTTATATCGATAAATATCAATTCGATATACTGAGTCGTCAAGGTAGCGGCTGTGCTCATTTATTTACCTCTGCGAAGACGTTAACCTTTATTAAAAATATTGAGCAAAAGTCCAATTTAAACGAATACGATGCGGTTATTAATCTTGCTGGCGAGCCTATTGTTGATAAACGTTGGACCACCAAACAGAAACGCAAAATATGTCAAAGCCGTTGGAAATTGACCCATCATTTAAGCAAGTTAATTAATGATTCAACCTCCCCTCCTGCGACCTTTATTTCCGGTTCAGCGGTTGGCTTTTATGGTCGCCAGGGTGACGATGAAATTAATGAGTCATTTACCAAAGTTTACCCTGAGTTCAGTCATCGGGTGTGTAAAATATGGGAAGATAAAGCCAAGCTTGCGCAAGCAAAAACCCATGTATGTTTACTTCGAACTGGCATAGTGTTAGATCCTAAAAAAGGTGCCTTAAGTAAAATGTTGCCAGCGTTTAAATGCGGTGTCGGTGGTAAAATATCGCATGGTAATCAATACATGCCCTGGATCCATATTCAAGATATGGTCAGGGCGATAGACTTTTTGCTGACAAATCCTAGCAGCGAAGGAGTCTATAACGTAACAGCCCCAACCCCAGTCACCAACAAAGAGTTTTCAAAAACCTTAGCGCAAACATTACATCGTCCAGACTTTGCCACAGTACCGGCTTTTGCCTTAAAACTTCTGATGGGGGAAAGCGCCGACTTGGTGTTATACGGCCAAAATGCAATCCCACATCATTTACTCAAAGAAAAGTTTGAGTTTAAGTTCCCTACATTAGAACCTGCCTTGCAAGATCTATTGTCATAA
- the dcd gene encoding dCTP deaminase, with protein sequence MRLCDKDIQTLLEQEKIIIQPTPDESMISGVSVDIRLGNKFRVFEDHNAPYIDLSGPKDEVQKAMNTVMSDEIHIDDGEAFFLHPGELALAVTLESVTLPSDIVGWLDGRSSLARLGLMVHVTAHRIDPGWSGQIVLEFYNSGKLPLALRPKMKIAALNFETMSGAALRPYNERKDAKYKGQVGAVASRISQDEKSS encoded by the coding sequence ATGAGACTTTGCGATAAAGACATTCAAACTTTACTTGAACAAGAAAAAATTATTATTCAGCCGACTCCCGATGAAAGCATGATATCTGGGGTTAGTGTTGATATTCGTTTAGGCAATAAATTTCGAGTTTTTGAGGACCATAATGCCCCTTATATTGATTTAAGTGGGCCAAAAGATGAAGTTCAAAAAGCGATGAACACTGTGATGAGTGATGAAATCCACATTGATGATGGTGAAGCCTTCTTTTTACATCCAGGTGAGTTGGCATTAGCCGTCACGCTTGAGTCTGTCACTTTACCATCTGATATTGTTGGCTGGTTAGATGGACGTTCATCACTGGCTCGATTAGGTCTTATGGTTCACGTAACCGCGCATCGAATTGATCCAGGTTGGTCTGGCCAAATTGTGTTGGAATTTTATAATTCGGGTAAACTACCACTGGCTCTTAGACCTAAGATGAAAATAGCGGCATTAAACTTTGAAACCATGTCTGGTGCTGCACTGCGTCCATATAATGAGCGTAAAGATGCTAAATATAAAGGTCAAGTTGGTGCAGTAGCAAGTCGTATTAGCCAAGATGAAAAATCGTCTTAG
- a CDS encoding septation protein A → MAAFLEYIPLIVFFIFFKLFDVFVATGALIVASVLHLLVLKLQKKPIEKRQWIFLGLIVVFGSMTIIFHDDLFLKWKVTIINGIFALALLFSRYGLKKNLMEKFMGEQIKLPKSIWDKFNLAWASFFMLCAVLNLYIAYNFDQETWVNFKVFGLMAMTFVFAIVSILSIYKYLPQEESANVSTQESSDLNEQEQQK, encoded by the coding sequence ATGGCTGCCTTTTTAGAATACATTCCACTGATAGTCTTTTTTATATTTTTTAAATTATTCGATGTTTTTGTCGCCACAGGCGCTTTAATCGTGGCATCTGTATTGCACTTATTGGTATTGAAACTGCAGAAAAAACCCATTGAAAAAAGGCAATGGATATTCTTAGGTCTGATTGTTGTTTTTGGCTCTATGACCATTATTTTTCATGATGACTTATTTTTAAAGTGGAAGGTAACCATCATTAATGGCATTTTTGCCCTTGCTCTGTTGTTCAGCCGTTATGGTTTAAAAAAGAATTTAATGGAAAAGTTCATGGGTGAACAAATTAAATTACCTAAGTCGATTTGGGATAAATTTAATTTAGCCTGGGCAAGTTTTTTCATGTTGTGTGCTGTGCTCAATTTATACATCGCATATAACTTTGACCAAGAAACTTGGGTTAACTTTAAAGTCTTTGGGCTAATGGCGATGACGTTTGTTTTTGCTATTGTCTCTATCTTGTCGATATACAAATATTTACCGCAAGAAGAATCAGCAAACGTTAGCACGCAAGAAAGCTCTGATTTAAACGAGCAAGAACAACAAAAATAA
- a CDS encoding AI-2E family transporter, whose translation MNSTPSIPPPSRSIFTIAAVVIILAGMKTASDILIPFLLSVFLAIICNPLIKRLERFKIPKVLAVVFVIAIILGLGMSLASLIGTSLNELSSLMPQYKQQLSDKFVLLVDKLAEYNIMMSSSVIVEYIDPGAAMGFATNMLSGFGNIMANLFLILLTVVFMLFEAPSVPAKLHLALKDPLMKIQKIDKFLSAVNQYLAIKTVVSLGTGVLVSTMLWAFGLDFFILWGVLAFLFNYIPNIGSIIAAVPAVLLALLQLDPISVAVIAGGYVLINMVMGNVIEPKFLGRGLGLSTLVVFLSLIFWGWLLGTAGMLLSVPLTMIIKIAFENTERGKWISVMLSDSSESKSEIEAIQENQGGENAKDWSENDDESTKQSPSQGI comes from the coding sequence ATGAATTCAACGCCGTCTATACCACCGCCTAGTCGTAGCATTTTTACCATTGCTGCGGTTGTCATCATTTTGGCAGGCATGAAAACAGCAAGCGACATATTGATCCCGTTTTTATTGTCTGTATTTTTGGCCATCATTTGTAATCCGCTGATTAAACGGTTGGAACGATTTAAAATACCCAAGGTTTTGGCGGTGGTGTTTGTTATCGCCATTATCCTTGGCTTAGGCATGAGCTTAGCGAGTCTTATTGGCACTTCACTCAACGAATTGTCTTCGTTAATGCCACAATACAAACAACAGTTAAGTGACAAATTTGTGCTGCTTGTCGATAAGCTTGCAGAATATAACATCATGATGTCGTCATCGGTGATTGTCGAGTACATAGACCCAGGTGCGGCCATGGGATTTGCCACCAATATGCTATCTGGCTTTGGTAATATCATGGCCAATTTATTTTTGATCCTGTTAACCGTGGTTTTTATGTTGTTTGAAGCGCCGAGTGTGCCAGCAAAATTGCATTTGGCGTTAAAAGATCCGTTGATGAAAATCCAAAAGATTGACAAGTTTTTGTCAGCGGTAAATCAGTACTTAGCGATTAAAACCGTGGTTAGCTTAGGTACTGGCGTGCTAGTTAGTACGATGCTCTGGGCTTTTGGCTTGGACTTTTTTATTTTATGGGGTGTATTGGCGTTCTTGTTTAACTACATTCCCAACATCGGCTCGATCATTGCGGCCGTGCCGGCGGTGTTATTGGCCTTACTGCAACTTGATCCTATTTCGGTTGCGGTTATTGCTGGTGGCTATGTGCTCATTAATATGGTGATGGGTAATGTGATAGAGCCTAAGTTTTTAGGTCGAGGTTTGGGCTTATCGACCTTGGTTGTATTTTTATCCTTAATATTTTGGGGCTGGCTATTAGGTACTGCAGGAATGTTGTTGTCGGTTCCCTTAACGATGATCATAAAAATAGCCTTTGAAAATACCGAACGAGGCAAATGGATTTCGGTAATGCTCAGTGATAGCTCGGAGTCGAAGTCGGAAATTGAAGCGATTCAAGAAAACCAAGGCGGTGAGAACGCAAAAGATTGGAGCGAAAATGATGATGAAAGCACCAAACAAAGTCCGTCACAAGGTATCTAA
- a CDS encoding arylesterase translates to MFKKLFLTVIVIFTSTLVNQTLAQNSILLLGDSLSASYGMKQNEGWVALLNKQLAKENAPYSIINASISGETTEGGLARLPAILAKGEYDYLLIELGGNDGLRGFPPNLIKKNLLQMINLAKNNDVQVLLSNVRIPPNYGPRYSQMFADVFTATAKQTNTPLLPFFVEKIALNPDYMQADGIHPTKEAQPLLAQQMKEYLDQYVK, encoded by the coding sequence ATGTTTAAAAAACTTTTTCTGACTGTAATTGTTATCTTTACTAGTACGTTAGTAAACCAAACTTTGGCTCAAAACTCTATTCTACTATTAGGTGATAGCCTCAGTGCAAGTTATGGAATGAAGCAAAATGAGGGCTGGGTGGCGCTCTTAAACAAGCAATTAGCGAAGGAAAATGCGCCCTATTCCATTATTAACGCCAGTATCTCTGGTGAGACTACAGAAGGCGGTTTAGCTAGACTTCCGGCTATTTTAGCTAAAGGGGAATATGATTATTTATTAATTGAACTGGGGGGAAATGACGGCTTAAGAGGGTTCCCGCCAAATCTAATTAAAAAAAATTTGTTACAAATGATTAATTTAGCTAAAAACAACGATGTTCAGGTACTTCTGTCTAATGTTCGGATCCCACCAAACTATGGTCCGAGATATTCACAAATGTTTGCAGATGTGTTTACCGCAACCGCAAAACAAACCAATACCCCTTTGCTGCCATTTTTTGTTGAAAAAATAGCGCTAAATCCAGATTACATGCAAGCAGACGGGATTCACCCAACCAAAGAAGCGCAACCATTATTAGCTCAACAAATGAAAGAGTACCTTGACCAATACGTGAAATAA